The Ficedula albicollis isolate OC2 chromosome 5, FicAlb1.5, whole genome shotgun sequence genome includes the window AGAGAAACACAAACTTTTGGACCTGAACATAACTTCAGTGTGGTAAATGGAATAGGGCCTCAAGGTCTTTAGTCTTCCAAATGGTTTGCTCTTGACATTTATTCAATTAATTATTctatgatattttattttgtaataaaacagGTCATTCACTAACCAAATAGACAGGGATTGCAGCTTGCCATTCTGTAAGAatgttttcctggcttttttttttttttttaatattgaataGAAATagcctaatttaaaaaataaataatggaatGTAAGCTCCATAGTATTCTGGTTACTTTATAAGCTTAAACCTCCTCCCTTGCCCTCCAGGAAAGAAATATTCTCTGGAATGGTACTCAGGCTAGGGAACCTGAGATTAGGGCAACCAAATTTATaaagtatttgaaataaaatttacttaGCTGAAAGTTCATAATTTCCAAATACTTTCCAAATATTGCTTTCTGGGTGGGAAATTCCATGTCCTGCATGCTGTTACAAATGAACACCCAAGAAGAAGTTAATAATTTCCCAAGCAATACATTCAAATTCCTCTTGGGATATGTGTGATATGATGACAAGGTGTAAAACATTTGGCCTCCAACTCCAGAGGCACCTATCCAGTTACTAGTCCTGGACTGTAAGTAAATTAAAGTTTGTGGCAATTTTGTTGACCATCATCTTCAGAACTTAGTTTCCTAATTCACACATACaatgtgaaaacattttattttttaaaataataagtaGATGAAGTGTGACAGGATAATTTAACAATGCATGAATCTGTTATGCTCTGGCAATCTCCTGAACCTGAATATTGCAAGTAAGTGAACTTTCGTGCTTAGAAGTCTAGATATATGTTAGAAAAATTTTGATGTTGAAGAGTTTCAGAGTTGaaaacattcaattttttttcataatagtCTCATCTaaagacattaatttaaaaattattcagaaataacTTGGTGTACTAGTTTTCCTTTAGGTGAAACAGCACTAATGGAGATGTAAGTAGCATCTCTGTGACTTacctttgaaataaatatagtTAACAATTACCATCAGAGTGTTCGGATCAAGGTCCTCAAGTATTTGGTTTATATTCCCACGGGTTTTATTCTTTACATAATCATTGATCTCTTTTTTAGCTTCAGTGGAATTCTGGAAGCTTGTAGAGACAGCTTTTCCTCTGTAGAGTTTTTGGATGTCCTTCAGAAAGGTTTTCATTGGCTTGAGGCGTTTGTCCATGAAGAGCGTGCTGCCCATGCTCAGCTGCACCTGGCTCCCAGGGcggctcagcagcagcaggagctgactGAAGCCACCGTGGATCTCCTCCTTCTGGATGCTGCTGAGGTTAAAGGCCAGTCCTTCCAGCACCTGGGTCTGGCTGCTGCCTCGGGAGCCCAGGGCCAGGAGGGCAagggcagcagagatgctgaCTGGGGAGAAGAAAACGTTCTTTGGGGGTTCTCGAGAGGCTGCTTGCCTGTAAAACTGAAAGGCAAAGTCTGTGTTGCTTGGGACTATCCTTTGGCAGGACTCAAGAGGATCTCCCTGGTGGGAATGCTGTTTCTGGGGGTCAGTTGTCTCGTGCTGGTCAGTGTGGTGATCAgtctgagccaggctgtggaCACTGAGGTGaagcacagccaccagcaggcacagggggaGCATGGCCTCCGTCATTCTTCACAGACACTGCGTGCACAAAGAGCAAAAGGTCTCGGATGATGGAGGATGCCTATATTGATATCtcatcttttatttctgcttgctACTGCCTTCAAGTGGAAACCACTGCCATCTCCTGACctcctcctttgcttttttaaatccttctgaGTTTACCTGTAATTTCTATCCATTGCTGCCTACTTCAGTTTTACTTTACTCTAGCTACAAAAGTTCCTTGTTAGTGGAGAAAGAAACATGTgagtattaaagaaaaatgagtccaagggagagaagaaatgaaaaggtgccttttttttttttaatggcaaagcAACACATTAGAAGCATTCTAGTTAGTTATTTTGTGATTATCTTTTAAGACCTTCTAAGATTATTATGCTATTAGGGTTTGCATTAGGTTTTTGTTAAATAATAGTGCTACAATGCTAtactaaaggaaaataatacGAGATTGCAGAATTCAAAAGTGCTAATTTCTCTTATTCCTGGCTCATTTTGCCATACAAAGTGGCGAATCATAAGAGCTGGtaaaatttttctgcttcaatACTTGAGTAAATTAGAATATGCTTGTCTGCTTTAAATGGCCACTCATGTGTCACTTGTCTTCCAGATCAGTTCCTTCTTGAGCGTATCCCACATCTGGTTATGGGAAGGTGAGACCATTAGTGTGGACTTGACCTCTCCTGTCTTTCCAAGCTTCACTTCAGCAGGAAAGTATCCTTTTGTAAGGTAAATATGCCTAAGGCCAGAGTAGTGCTCAGCAGCAAGATTGGATCAGGGCATCTTGGCCATTTGCATCCTTTTGTAAGGTAAATATGCCTAAGGCCACAGTAGTGCTCAGCAGCAAGATTGGATGAGGGCATCTTGGCCATTTGTCAAGATTGGATCAGGGCATCTTGGCCATTTGCAGTGACTGTGACCCCTTCTTGTCTTTGTTTGTTTACTGCCTTCTCTTTTAACAGTTACACCAAGAACATGCTGGGATGATTTTTGTTTAAGATGCTCAACCTGTCAGAAAACAAGTAAGAGctattctcattaaaaatatgGTACCAGTGAGCGGAATTTCTGACTGAAGAGCAGgtgaaagaaaaactgctgcagaacacaaatacaatcacaaaaaaaaaaaaaaaaacaaacccaaaaaaaccccaaccttcATCTAATGTCCTACTTGAAACAGAACAGCTTCAGGCTGAAGATCACAAGCTGTCTGCTTGCCTTCAGTCAATGGTAAAGGCACTCAAAGACAGGGGTTCAGCAGGGCAGATGAGATATTTATTGGGATTTTCTCTACCCTAGGACAGCACTCTGACCTCTAAGGTGTGGGTGAAAAGGAGTCAGCTTgtctttctgcagctttgctctGGGTGATCTGGGTAAACTGGAATTTACAGAGGACATTGACATTGCAAAATCAGTTTGTGAATTCTGTCTGGGCCATCTTAGTGTAAGAAAGTCATTTACTCATTCACTTCAGTTTTGGTTATTTGAGTGTAAGCTTTAgggaaaattaataataattaaaaaatattgacaCTTGAGAAGTCAGAATACTTCTTTTATTGAATCATTTTTGTTCTAGATGTTTTTGAGCTATTTGGGATAAATATTCAGAGCAGAGTTATACTCTGTCAAGCTGTTATAATGAATCCCCAGAATTTGCTATGCagtatttcttgaaaataagTTCAGCTGTCATTTGAGTACTTAGAAACTAGGTTTCACCCTTGAAAGCAGATGTGCTTTATGACTCACTTAGCTAAATACTACACAGCTGGGTCAAAATCATTAAGGTAAAGATAACTGGGTACTTACTTTACATTCAGAAGGCTCTTGCTCTCATGGGCTGTGCTGTTCCTTGCTGCTTTACTcaaactgctgttttcctctgttaaACATTACATGGCTTCAGATACATATTATCTGGAAGCACAAAGCTGAATGCTGATGAAGCCAGTGTTCTTGGACCTTGTATGCATATGTCCACATCTCTTCACTCCAAACAGAACAAAGACCACAGGGCCCAGGCTGGCCAGTAGAGCACAGTGTTACATCCCAAAGGGTATGCAACTCCTAAGCAAATATTTATTGGAAACGGTATTTTGGTGTCAAGAACAGCTACTCTGCCCTATGTGCTACCTGAGATGAATATAACTGTTTGTCTGGAGGCACAATTTTTTCCCAGCACTAAGCTCTGAAGTCCAGGGTGAGGGAGCTACAAGGAGCACCACCAAGCTTATTGGACTCCATTTATGTGTCAACATCTCATCTTTTATTTCTATGCAGTAGAAACCCCAGTGGTTGCTGCTCTGAAGCCATTGAGTCCTCTTGGCCTCATAAATAAAGAGAGTCTTGTAGGAATGGTGAATTTTAGGTCTGTGGCAATTTATTTTATGGTCTTGGCCTCATAAATAAAGAGAGTCTTGTAGGAATTTTAGGTCTGTGGCAATTTATTGTATGGTCTCCTCACAATCAAATGATTCTTTCTGTATTCTGTTAAGGACAACCTAGCCTATCAAGAAAAGTACTTAATGTAGATTCAGCACTTGAAAAAGCTGTATAAAATATGTGCCATGACTGCAAGTGCCCAATGACAGTACTGAACAACATATACTGTAATGTATATGAACAGCAACCTAGTCTCAAATATATCAAACAGTAGCAAATGATGGAAAAGAATAACCCAGAAATATTAACCAGTAATAAATCAAGGCAGTCTCAAACTACAAGTCTTACCCTTCTTATACAGATGTATTTCCCAGGAATCTTCCAAAGGAAGATGAAGTTAAGTGCAGTGAAGCAGGTTTACCACATTCAGGAATGGATGAGCTGTCCAGGTGCATGGTTTGATCAGCCAACCACAATCCCCTTGATACTGTAGAACcaaggagctgtgtctgtgaaACTGTGtaagcacagcagctcccattcccagctATGCTGCTTTCAGAGGTCATTCTTCACCTGCTGGGACCCATGGCCTTCGTCATGCAATAGGTTCCCTGCATGGTATTTACAGActcaagacttttttttcactttctttttttttttttttaaatttcagaacaCAGCTTAACTCTGCATGTTTGCCTTAGATAAAGCCAAAGTTTGCTgttaagtattttaattttgaatttgtggtttgtttttttttattagagtACCGGTTGCTGCTCTCCCTTGGAGTACTTGTGAAGGTCAGGTGAGGCTTGATGGAATagcctgttttcttttttttgccagcCACAAAAACTCTGCATTTAAATGTATATGAATGTATAACCCGGGATGCCCAATGGCACAAGTGCAGTCttccagggaaaacagagaGGTGCTCATGGTGGTCCAAGGCAGTCATGCTGTTGGTGGTCCTGGGCACTTCTTTAGTCATAGAGGTGAGCAGTGTTAAATATTTACCCTTCTGTGAAACATtacatggattaaaaaaaaccaccaagcCTGTCTGAGGACACAGATAAATGCTGATGTAGCCACACAGAGAAGGTAAAAGTCAGTGCTCGCTGGGCCAGCTGGCTTTAATGTTTGCTGTCCCCAAACATGCTTAATGGCCATCTGCAAACACACTGAAGAGGAGAGGTCTGTGGCCATGAGCAGCTGCACTACCAGATACACCTCCTAGCTTAGTGCCTCTAGTGACACGAGTGCTAAGGCACCTCCTGGAGTGTGTTTGGGGCTTTAGATTTTTGATCATGCAGCTTGGGCACCTGCTTCAACATGGTACTAAGAAAAGCAGATCAGAAGAGGTAATTAACGTgtaacttgttttctttccccacaaATGAACTTGGCAGCAGTTCAGAATCTGTTCTACATTCAGAGGCTCTCTTTGAGCCTTGGTTTGGTCACAGCACAGGAGGAACCTTGGGCAGTGGACTCCACTCCTCCTCCAGAGGCCATCTAGTCCAGCCCTTTGCACCAAACATCAGGTTTCTCAGGCACATGTCTCCAAGCACAGGTATTTTGCAACCTCTTTGGACCTTGTCTTCCAGCACTTAACCAACTGCATGGTAAAAGCATGTTCCTTGTTAGAATTGTCTACATTCAAACAGTTCTGTCCTCTGATCTTCAGTGTCTTCCAGCTCCAGCGTCATACATGTCTTTGTCATGATCCAGGAACTTCTGGGCTGTCATTTCACAGAGAAGCCATTGCATTTTCTCAGCTGGACCTTGCTTAGCATTAATTGAGAGAAAACTTCCACGGATCTTCTGCTCTTCCATTTATCTCAGGGGAGGTCTTTGTGAAGCCAAATCCACATGGATACTTTACCCTCCCTTACCCCAGGAGGGCCTCACAAAAAGActcaaaggagaaaattaaatgttcttGTCACCTGCTACTGCCTAGATCTGCTTGAAAAGCCAAAATGTAAAATAAGCGTTGCTGGTGCCTACCTTCAGTAGAGTCAAGTTTTGACtacactgctgctttccaggaaaTGTAGGTAATTTACAGCTCTTGAGAGGTACTCTTCTGTGGAATGATCAATTCGTTTATGGGATTGAAACCCTATCATACAGTAGATTTTATTTGCTGGCTGTCATTTACAAGATAGTGAGGAAGGGAATTGACATCTGAGTGAGAAAGCATAACAAAAATTTCCCACCAACTGCACAGAAAGCCATCAATATTTGTTACAGAGGTTAATTTTATGCTAGTTCAGATCTATGAATTCAAAGATCAGAgtgaaaataatgagaaaaaaaaagatgttttagtTAATATCTTTGAAGTAGTTTCTAAAGAAAGATTGGAACACCCAAAAATCCACTGAGtgccaaaaaaaattcctcatttttttccacgAAAATGAGTTACAAGACTTAGATCTCAGTGGTCAGTTTTTAGTTAATATCTTTGAAGTAGTTTCTAAAGAAAGATTGGAACACCCAAAAATCCACAGAGTGCCAAAAAAAGTTCCTCACCCTATCATACAGTAGATTTTATTTGCTGGCTGTCATTTACAAGATAGTGAGGAAGGGAATTGACATCTGAGTGAGAAAGCATAACAAAAATTTCCCACCAACTGCACAGAAAGCCATCAATATTTGTTACAGAGGTTAATTTTATGCTAGTTCAGATCTATGAATTCAAAGATCAGAgtgaaaataatgagaaaaaaaaagatgttttagtTAATATCTTTGAAGTAGTTTCTAAAGAAAGATTGGAACACCCAAAAATCCACTGAGtgccaaaaaaaattcctcatttttttccacgAAAATGAGTTACAAGACTTAGATCTCAGTGGTCAGTTCAGTGGTGCCATGCTCCGTGAATCCTGAAGTTTTTTGAGAGCTGTTTTCCCCTTAAACTTCTCTTGACTTCTCTTCATCTTCCCCCACCCAAATTCCACCTCCATCCAAAGCAGACATGTCACATCCAACCTGAGTGccctggaaagaaaatggagcTGGGCTTTTTGGGGATCAAGCGAAGAACATTTTGAGAATCAATgtcagtaagaaaaaaaaacaaactagatAAACATAGATTTGGcttaaaaatatagaaatagaaGATACATCTGACTGCTCTTACTGCCTCTGAACTGactttctcttttaatttttctgtgttgaatTAAAGAAAGATTTATATCTGTGGCGTCTTCATCTGCACAGCAATACAagtatagaaaaaaatagaccttttaaagaaataagaattaaaagtgtgtgtttaccccagctgtgttttttgactcatctttttcttaatttctttttagtaaagaaatggaattatttctttaaGGAATCCCCATGTTATTCTATCCCAAAACTGCCAAAAAGTGAGTCATCTCAGATTGGAATAGGTCTGAGTTTCACTTATGATTCATAGCAGTGTACTGAATGAGTTGGAGCCTGAACTAAAGGCTGAGTTTAACCTTACCACACCAGATGTACAAAATCAAGGAGAGGGAGCAGTCTTTGAGCAGATAATGGCAGAAATTGCCAGCACTCAGAACAGATATAAATGCCTCAGGAAAGaaactgctgcagtgctctgcaaaTGCTACGTGGCTTGGTGCAGAGAGAGCCCCTTGTACTCCCAAGCTGTCAGCTCCTACACATGACCTTGCCTTGGGGGAAGTTCAGGAAGCCAGCACCAAAGACTCAAGGACACATGAGAGTCAAAAGCTTAAAGCCTTATTCACTCTGAAGTACATAAACGACTATACAAATGAAAGTGTCACAAAATGACACTGGTGTGGAAAGTTAACACAAGGGCTGAATGTTTACTCTGAGTGTTTCCAAATTTTAAAGCCTTAAAGGCCCTGTGTGGCCAGCATGACATCCAGACAAGCTCTGAACTCCAAGcatgggagaagcagcagtgcagctgcactTGCTTGAGTCTGAGCCTGTGCCCTGTGACTAAACATCTGACTGATAGAGGTGAAAACTTTATTGTTAAATCTTCTCTCCTACAACAATCgcctttttttctatttctattggCATCCCTTTCTGGCTTATTTATGCAAAAAACTTTAATATCTACTAATTAAGTCAAGCCTTAGAAGAACTTGAAGTCTACGTTGCATGGCAGAGGAGTTAATTATCCCAAGTGTACTGTCAGGAtgctcttgttttcttcctttcctgtgtCATGGCAGCTGCAAGAGGCACCTTGGCTTAAGCCCCTGCTTCTCACAGCAAAATGTGGCTGTCTTGGTaattctcctcttcctcacatgT containing:
- the LOC101809793 gene encoding alpha-1-antitrypsin — protein: MTEAMLPLCLLVAVLHLSVHSLAQTDHHTDQHETTDPQKQHSHQGDPLESCQRIVPSNTDFAFQFYRQAASREPPKNVFFSPVSISAALALLALGSRGSSQTQVLEGLAFNLSSIQKEEIHGGFSQLLLLLSRPGSQVQLSMGSTLFMDKRLKPMKTFLKDIQKLYRGKAVSTSFQNSTEAKKEINDYVKNKTRGNINQILEDLDPNTLMVIVNYIYFKAYWEDPFNIEGTHKDYFHVNAKTSVEVEMMVRDGFYKAHSDRRLSCKVVQIPYKGDVAALFILPNKGKMKQLEHALTKDTVSKWERSLRRWRMELHIPKLSISGTYDLKRILMNMGVTDVFSEWADLSGITGNPDMKVSKATHKALLKIHENGTEAAAVSSADFLPHSVPPIVKFNHPFLLLIVDQYTQSILFMGKIVDPTEK